From the Excalfactoria chinensis isolate bCotChi1 chromosome 1, bCotChi1.hap2, whole genome shotgun sequence genome, one window contains:
- the SPART gene encoding spartin isoform X4 — translation MEQLRDPVIQEDANIKAINEAYTKAFIFINKGLHADELGQKEEARSYYKQGLHHLLQGVSIPSQDPACVGPQWESARQMQQKMKETLQNVRTRLDILEQNTPPAGSSPAAMDAPAGVSRLYPAIPSTEKPERPPPPNALFVPSQPSAVDESVAAASQGQLPSISPSSAKPLCLPNEAPPAYTPQATNGHFTVSYGTDSGEFSSVSEDYYRKCTQPPPLQNLGVDADELILIPQGVQIFFVTPDGQVSAPSYPGYLRIVKFLDTDSEMAQNRPPAFLQVCDWLYPLMCNQSPVLCCNTGVYMFPDMMSQVPGSYVGVVLSSELPAADRELFEDLLKQMSDLRLQPPEASSDAINLPQTVHIQPHPEEDENQKELPEWSEKVARGILSGASWVSWGLVKGAEFTGKAIHKGASKLREHIQPEEKPLEVNPTVAKGLHVAKQATGGAVKVSQFLVEGVCSIASCVGKELAPHVKKHGSKLVPESLKKDKDGKSALDGALVVAASGVQGMEMMLAVLLTTL, via the exons ATGGAACAACTACGGGATCCAGTTATACAAGAAGATGCAAATATTAAAGCTATTAACGAAGCGTACACaaaagcctttatttttatCAATAAAGGACTACATGCAGATGAACTGGGTCAGAAGGAAGAGGCAAGAAGTTACTACAAGCAAGGACTTCACCACTTGCTCCAAGGAGTTAGCATTCCATCACAGGATCCTGCATGTGTGGGACCCCAGTGGGAGTCTGCCAGGCAAATGCAACAGAAGATGAAGGAGACCCTTCAAAACGTGCGCACCCGACTTGATATTCTAGAACAAAACACTCCACCTGCAGGATCAAGCCCTGCTGCAATGGATGCCCCTGCTGGAGTGTCCAGGTTGTACCCAGCCATTCCTTCCACAGAAAAGCCAGAAAGGCCCCCCCCACCTAATGCTTTGTTTGTACCAAGTCAGCCATCTGCAGTAGATGAAAGTGTTGCAGCTGCAAGCCAAGGGCAGCTTCCATCTATAAGCCCATCATCTGCAAAACCTCTGTGTCTGCCAAACGAAGCACCTCCTGCCTATACTCCTCAAGCTACCAATGGCCATTTTACTGTGTCTTATGGCACAGACTCGGGggagttttcttctgtcagtgaGGACTATTACAGAAAGTGTACTCAGCCACCTCCCCTTCAAAACCTGGGAGTGGATGCAGATGAGTTGATCTTGATTCCCCAAGGCGTACAGATATTCTTTGTGACTCCTGATGGGCAGGTCAGTGCTCCTTCATATCCTGGATATCTGCGCATTGTGAAGTTCTTGGATACAGACAGTGAGATGGCCCAGAATCGTCCACCTGCGTTTCTTCAG GTTTGTGACTGGTTGTATCCTCTAATGTGCAACCAGTctcctgttctgtgctgcaaTACAGGGGTCTACATGTTCCCTGACATGATGTCCCAGGTACCAGGATCCTATGTGGGAGTTGTGTTGTCTTCAGAACTTCCAGCAGCAGACAGAGAGCTCTTTGAAGATCTGTTAAAGCAGATGTCTGACCTTCGACTCCAG CCTCCGGAAGCCTCCAGTGATGCGATTAATTTGCCTCAGACTGTACATATCCAACCACATcctgaagaagatgaaaatcAGAAAGAGTTGCCAGAATGGAGTGAGAAAGTTGCCCGTGGAATCTTGTCAG GTGCATCTTGGGTAAGCTGGGGCCTTGTAAAAGGAGCAGAATTTACTGGGAAAGCTATTCACAAAGGAGCTTCTAAACTGCGAGAACACATTCAGCCAGAAGAAAAACCCTTGGAAGTCAACCCAACTGTAGCGAAGGGCCTTCATGTAGCAAAACAGGCTACTGGAGGAGCTGTGAAAGTCAGCCAGTTCTTAG TTGAGGGAGTATGTTCAATAGCAAGCTGTGTTGGAAAGGAGCTGGCTCCTCATGTGAAGAAGCATGGCAGCAAATTAGTTCCAGAATCCCTTAAGAAAGACAAAGATGGCAAATCTGCTCTTGACGGTGCCCTGGTGGTAGCAGCAAGTGGAGTTCAAG GTATGGAGATGATGCTGGCCGTGCTACTGACAACGCTATGA
- the SPART gene encoding spartin isoform X1, whose protein sequence is MEQLRDPVIQEDANIKAINEAYTKAFIFINKGLHADELGQKEEARSYYKQGLHHLLQGVSIPSQDPACVGPQWESARQMQQKMKETLQNVRTRLDILEQNTPPAGSSPAAMDAPAGVSRLYPAIPSTEKPERPPPPNALFVPSQPSAVDESVAAASQGQLPSISPSSAKPLCLPNEAPPAYTPQATNGHFTVSYGTDSGEFSSVSEDYYRKCTQPPPLQNLGVDADELILIPQGVQIFFVTPDGQVSAPSYPGYLRIVKFLDTDSEMAQNRPPAFLQVCDWLYPLMCNQSPVLCCNTGVYMFPDMMSQVPGSYVGVVLSSELPAADRELFEDLLKQMSDLRLQVPGPHERLGLPSEVPATERAHFEDKLKQMSGHKVQPPEASSDAINLPQTVHIQPHPEEDENQKELPEWSEKVARGILSGASWVSWGLVKGAEFTGKAIHKGASKLREHIQPEEKPLEVNPTVAKGLHVAKQATGGAVKVSQFLVEGVCSIASCVGKELAPHVKKHGSKLVPESLKKDKDGKSALDGALVVAASGVQGFSTVWQGLESAAKCIAKSVSTETVKTVKHKYGDDAGRATDNAMSSAINVGVTALNIDHIGIKAVVKKTAKETGHAVLDEYKVLDKEKKDKK, encoded by the exons ATGGAACAACTACGGGATCCAGTTATACAAGAAGATGCAAATATTAAAGCTATTAACGAAGCGTACACaaaagcctttatttttatCAATAAAGGACTACATGCAGATGAACTGGGTCAGAAGGAAGAGGCAAGAAGTTACTACAAGCAAGGACTTCACCACTTGCTCCAAGGAGTTAGCATTCCATCACAGGATCCTGCATGTGTGGGACCCCAGTGGGAGTCTGCCAGGCAAATGCAACAGAAGATGAAGGAGACCCTTCAAAACGTGCGCACCCGACTTGATATTCTAGAACAAAACACTCCACCTGCAGGATCAAGCCCTGCTGCAATGGATGCCCCTGCTGGAGTGTCCAGGTTGTACCCAGCCATTCCTTCCACAGAAAAGCCAGAAAGGCCCCCCCCACCTAATGCTTTGTTTGTACCAAGTCAGCCATCTGCAGTAGATGAAAGTGTTGCAGCTGCAAGCCAAGGGCAGCTTCCATCTATAAGCCCATCATCTGCAAAACCTCTGTGTCTGCCAAACGAAGCACCTCCTGCCTATACTCCTCAAGCTACCAATGGCCATTTTACTGTGTCTTATGGCACAGACTCGGGggagttttcttctgtcagtgaGGACTATTACAGAAAGTGTACTCAGCCACCTCCCCTTCAAAACCTGGGAGTGGATGCAGATGAGTTGATCTTGATTCCCCAAGGCGTACAGATATTCTTTGTGACTCCTGATGGGCAGGTCAGTGCTCCTTCATATCCTGGATATCTGCGCATTGTGAAGTTCTTGGATACAGACAGTGAGATGGCCCAGAATCGTCCACCTGCGTTTCTTCAG GTTTGTGACTGGTTGTATCCTCTAATGTGCAACCAGTctcctgttctgtgctgcaaTACAGGGGTCTACATGTTCCCTGACATGATGTCCCAGGTACCAGGATCCTATGTGGGAGTTGTGTTGTCTTCAGAACTTCCAGCAGCAGACAGAGAGCTCTTTGAAGATCTGTTAAAGCAGATGTCTGACCTTCGACTCCAG GTGCCAGGACCCCATGAGAGATTAGGGTTACCATCAGAGGTCCCAGCAACAGAGAGAGCGCATTTTGAAGATAAATTAAAACAGATGTCTGGCCACAAAGTCCAG CCTCCGGAAGCCTCCAGTGATGCGATTAATTTGCCTCAGACTGTACATATCCAACCACATcctgaagaagatgaaaatcAGAAAGAGTTGCCAGAATGGAGTGAGAAAGTTGCCCGTGGAATCTTGTCAG GTGCATCTTGGGTAAGCTGGGGCCTTGTAAAAGGAGCAGAATTTACTGGGAAAGCTATTCACAAAGGAGCTTCTAAACTGCGAGAACACATTCAGCCAGAAGAAAAACCCTTGGAAGTCAACCCAACTGTAGCGAAGGGCCTTCATGTAGCAAAACAGGCTACTGGAGGAGCTGTGAAAGTCAGCCAGTTCTTAG TTGAGGGAGTATGTTCAATAGCAAGCTGTGTTGGAAAGGAGCTGGCTCCTCATGTGAAGAAGCATGGCAGCAAATTAGTTCCAGAATCCCTTAAGAAAGACAAAGATGGCAAATCTGCTCTTGACGGTGCCCTGGTGGTAGCAGCAAGTGGAGTTCAAG GGTTTTCAACAGTGTGGCAAGGTTTAGAAAGTGCAGCTAAGTGCATTGCTAAAAGTGTTTCAACTGAGACTGTAAAAACTGTGAAACACAA GTATGGAGATGATGCTGGCCGTGCTACTGACAACGCTATGAGCTCTGCAATCAATGTTGGTGTTACAGCACTTAACATTGACCATATTGGTATCAAAGCTGTtgtaaagaaaactgcaaaggaaactgGCCATGCTGTATTAGATGAATATAAAGTACTGGATAAGgagaaaaaggataaaaaatga
- the SPART gene encoding spartin isoform X2, producing MEQLRDPVIQEDANIKAINEAYTKAFIFINKGLHADELGQKEEARSYYKQGLHHLLQGVSIPSQDPACVGPQWESARQMQQKMKETLQNVRTRLDILEQNTPPAGSSPAAMDAPAGVSRLYPAIPSTEKPERPPPPNALFVPSQPSAVDESVAAASQGQLPSISPSSAKPLCLPNEAPPAYTPQATNGHFTVSYGTDSGEFSSVSEDYYRKCTQPPPLQNLGVDADELILIPQGVQIFFVTPDGQVSAPSYPGYLRIVKFLDTDSEMAQNRPPAFLQVCDWLYPLMCNQSPVLCCNTGVYMFPDMMSQVPGSYVGVVLSSELPAADRELFEDLLKQMSDLRLQPPEASSDAINLPQTVHIQPHPEEDENQKELPEWSEKVARGILSGASWVSWGLVKGAEFTGKAIHKGASKLREHIQPEEKPLEVNPTVAKGLHVAKQATGGAVKVSQFLVEGVCSIASCVGKELAPHVKKHGSKLVPESLKKDKDGKSALDGALVVAASGVQGFSTVWQGLESAAKCIAKSVSTETVKTVKHKYGDDAGRATDNAMSSAINVGVTALNIDHIGIKAVVKKTAKETGHAVLDEYKVLDKEKKDKK from the exons ATGGAACAACTACGGGATCCAGTTATACAAGAAGATGCAAATATTAAAGCTATTAACGAAGCGTACACaaaagcctttatttttatCAATAAAGGACTACATGCAGATGAACTGGGTCAGAAGGAAGAGGCAAGAAGTTACTACAAGCAAGGACTTCACCACTTGCTCCAAGGAGTTAGCATTCCATCACAGGATCCTGCATGTGTGGGACCCCAGTGGGAGTCTGCCAGGCAAATGCAACAGAAGATGAAGGAGACCCTTCAAAACGTGCGCACCCGACTTGATATTCTAGAACAAAACACTCCACCTGCAGGATCAAGCCCTGCTGCAATGGATGCCCCTGCTGGAGTGTCCAGGTTGTACCCAGCCATTCCTTCCACAGAAAAGCCAGAAAGGCCCCCCCCACCTAATGCTTTGTTTGTACCAAGTCAGCCATCTGCAGTAGATGAAAGTGTTGCAGCTGCAAGCCAAGGGCAGCTTCCATCTATAAGCCCATCATCTGCAAAACCTCTGTGTCTGCCAAACGAAGCACCTCCTGCCTATACTCCTCAAGCTACCAATGGCCATTTTACTGTGTCTTATGGCACAGACTCGGGggagttttcttctgtcagtgaGGACTATTACAGAAAGTGTACTCAGCCACCTCCCCTTCAAAACCTGGGAGTGGATGCAGATGAGTTGATCTTGATTCCCCAAGGCGTACAGATATTCTTTGTGACTCCTGATGGGCAGGTCAGTGCTCCTTCATATCCTGGATATCTGCGCATTGTGAAGTTCTTGGATACAGACAGTGAGATGGCCCAGAATCGTCCACCTGCGTTTCTTCAG GTTTGTGACTGGTTGTATCCTCTAATGTGCAACCAGTctcctgttctgtgctgcaaTACAGGGGTCTACATGTTCCCTGACATGATGTCCCAGGTACCAGGATCCTATGTGGGAGTTGTGTTGTCTTCAGAACTTCCAGCAGCAGACAGAGAGCTCTTTGAAGATCTGTTAAAGCAGATGTCTGACCTTCGACTCCAG CCTCCGGAAGCCTCCAGTGATGCGATTAATTTGCCTCAGACTGTACATATCCAACCACATcctgaagaagatgaaaatcAGAAAGAGTTGCCAGAATGGAGTGAGAAAGTTGCCCGTGGAATCTTGTCAG GTGCATCTTGGGTAAGCTGGGGCCTTGTAAAAGGAGCAGAATTTACTGGGAAAGCTATTCACAAAGGAGCTTCTAAACTGCGAGAACACATTCAGCCAGAAGAAAAACCCTTGGAAGTCAACCCAACTGTAGCGAAGGGCCTTCATGTAGCAAAACAGGCTACTGGAGGAGCTGTGAAAGTCAGCCAGTTCTTAG TTGAGGGAGTATGTTCAATAGCAAGCTGTGTTGGAAAGGAGCTGGCTCCTCATGTGAAGAAGCATGGCAGCAAATTAGTTCCAGAATCCCTTAAGAAAGACAAAGATGGCAAATCTGCTCTTGACGGTGCCCTGGTGGTAGCAGCAAGTGGAGTTCAAG GGTTTTCAACAGTGTGGCAAGGTTTAGAAAGTGCAGCTAAGTGCATTGCTAAAAGTGTTTCAACTGAGACTGTAAAAACTGTGAAACACAA GTATGGAGATGATGCTGGCCGTGCTACTGACAACGCTATGAGCTCTGCAATCAATGTTGGTGTTACAGCACTTAACATTGACCATATTGGTATCAAAGCTGTtgtaaagaaaactgcaaaggaaactgGCCATGCTGTATTAGATGAATATAAAGTACTGGATAAGgagaaaaaggataaaaaatga
- the SPART gene encoding spartin isoform X3, with product MEQLRDPVIQEDANIKAINEAYTKAFIFINKGLHADELGQKEEARSYYKQGLHHLLQGVSIPSQDPACVGPQWESARQMQQKMKETLQNVRTRLDILEQNTPPAGSSPAAMDAPAGVSRLYPAIPSTEKPERPPPPNALFVPSQPSAVDESVAAASQGQLPSISPSSAKPLCLPNEAPPAYTPQATNGHFTVSYGTDSGEFSSVSEDYYRKCTQPPPLQNLGVDADELILIPQGVQIFFVTPDGQVSAPSYPGYLRIVKFLDTDSEMAQNRPPAFLQVCDWLYPLMCNQSPVLCCNTGVYMFPDMMSQVPGSYVGVVLSSELPAADRELFEDLLKQMSDLRLQVPGPHERLGLPSEVPATERAHFEDKLKQMSGHKVQPPEASSDAINLPQTVHIQPHPEEDENQKELPEWSEKVARGILSGASWVSWGLVKGAEFTGKAIHKGASKLREHIQPEEKPLEVNPTVAKGLHVAKQATGGAVKVSQFLVEGVCSIASCVGKELAPHVKKHGSKLVPESLKKDKDGKSALDGALVVAASGVQGMEMMLAVLLTTL from the exons ATGGAACAACTACGGGATCCAGTTATACAAGAAGATGCAAATATTAAAGCTATTAACGAAGCGTACACaaaagcctttatttttatCAATAAAGGACTACATGCAGATGAACTGGGTCAGAAGGAAGAGGCAAGAAGTTACTACAAGCAAGGACTTCACCACTTGCTCCAAGGAGTTAGCATTCCATCACAGGATCCTGCATGTGTGGGACCCCAGTGGGAGTCTGCCAGGCAAATGCAACAGAAGATGAAGGAGACCCTTCAAAACGTGCGCACCCGACTTGATATTCTAGAACAAAACACTCCACCTGCAGGATCAAGCCCTGCTGCAATGGATGCCCCTGCTGGAGTGTCCAGGTTGTACCCAGCCATTCCTTCCACAGAAAAGCCAGAAAGGCCCCCCCCACCTAATGCTTTGTTTGTACCAAGTCAGCCATCTGCAGTAGATGAAAGTGTTGCAGCTGCAAGCCAAGGGCAGCTTCCATCTATAAGCCCATCATCTGCAAAACCTCTGTGTCTGCCAAACGAAGCACCTCCTGCCTATACTCCTCAAGCTACCAATGGCCATTTTACTGTGTCTTATGGCACAGACTCGGGggagttttcttctgtcagtgaGGACTATTACAGAAAGTGTACTCAGCCACCTCCCCTTCAAAACCTGGGAGTGGATGCAGATGAGTTGATCTTGATTCCCCAAGGCGTACAGATATTCTTTGTGACTCCTGATGGGCAGGTCAGTGCTCCTTCATATCCTGGATATCTGCGCATTGTGAAGTTCTTGGATACAGACAGTGAGATGGCCCAGAATCGTCCACCTGCGTTTCTTCAG GTTTGTGACTGGTTGTATCCTCTAATGTGCAACCAGTctcctgttctgtgctgcaaTACAGGGGTCTACATGTTCCCTGACATGATGTCCCAGGTACCAGGATCCTATGTGGGAGTTGTGTTGTCTTCAGAACTTCCAGCAGCAGACAGAGAGCTCTTTGAAGATCTGTTAAAGCAGATGTCTGACCTTCGACTCCAG GTGCCAGGACCCCATGAGAGATTAGGGTTACCATCAGAGGTCCCAGCAACAGAGAGAGCGCATTTTGAAGATAAATTAAAACAGATGTCTGGCCACAAAGTCCAG CCTCCGGAAGCCTCCAGTGATGCGATTAATTTGCCTCAGACTGTACATATCCAACCACATcctgaagaagatgaaaatcAGAAAGAGTTGCCAGAATGGAGTGAGAAAGTTGCCCGTGGAATCTTGTCAG GTGCATCTTGGGTAAGCTGGGGCCTTGTAAAAGGAGCAGAATTTACTGGGAAAGCTATTCACAAAGGAGCTTCTAAACTGCGAGAACACATTCAGCCAGAAGAAAAACCCTTGGAAGTCAACCCAACTGTAGCGAAGGGCCTTCATGTAGCAAAACAGGCTACTGGAGGAGCTGTGAAAGTCAGCCAGTTCTTAG TTGAGGGAGTATGTTCAATAGCAAGCTGTGTTGGAAAGGAGCTGGCTCCTCATGTGAAGAAGCATGGCAGCAAATTAGTTCCAGAATCCCTTAAGAAAGACAAAGATGGCAAATCTGCTCTTGACGGTGCCCTGGTGGTAGCAGCAAGTGGAGTTCAAG GTATGGAGATGATGCTGGCCGTGCTACTGACAACGCTATGA